The following coding sequences lie in one Phaeodactylum tricornutum CCAP 1055/1 chromosome 12, whole genome shotgun sequence genomic window:
- a CDS encoding predicted protein: MANPSVIIDHVVLDRKQRSNIPSLVCAFMASLTTGGTTYAFGLYGDALKKTLALSQSQLDTISTSFFFAGLFSWIPGLCADRFGTRFSLSLGGMTGCASLMLYWGVARQFLLVPHDWLVVSLSLLGISIFLSCALVTGSVFKIIVASCGAGTKGSAVGVAKGYVGLGAGAYACLFEAIRTPGQSDLDFLPMAAFFFCCCATLPALILLPSKRQVDTSTNVDDATPLHFRTLFGSLICMAVLIIGNSLSRLMDASTAAASHRISPNYGMSFLLMGIWLAPVVSLIYLPRRQHALNSGVTVSEEHELDETQESRINDDEKTEQERSIACLSLENMDVPKDEGEDTKKTATDEDEEQSLLRASIEGDEDGEALQESGGVLDRNLMQMLQTPSALLMLWTTTILVGAGTVETNNMGQMVESLGFADSVTPAALALFSVAQSGSRVITGALSESALNWNTRSCCIDNGVPRPFFLVLASILAFFAHAILSVATGEAAFVLGVALAGAAFGMVWPLLVLIVGEIFGTANVGANYMFFDGFTSAAGTLFLSKLVAGEIYEYHIDANAKDKLTCMGTACFRQTQVIITLLSLTCVGTSLVLQFMSRRVYNRSNLHTM, from the coding sequence ATGGCGAATCCATCCGTAATCATCGATCATGTTGTGCTGGACCGCAAGCAGCGTTCCAACATACCGTCGCTCGTCTGCGCCTTTATGGCGAGTTTAACAACCGGCGGAACGACCTAcgcttttggtttgtacGGAGACGCCTTGAAGAAGACGCTTGCGCTCTCTCAATCGCAGCTCGATACCATTAGCACgagtttcttctttgccggTCTCTTTAGCTGGATTCCGGGTCTCTGTGCAGACCGCTTCGGGACGCGCTTTTCGCTGTCCTTGGGTGGGATGACCGGTTGTGCGTCGCTGATGTTGTACTGGGGCGTTGCCCGACAGTTTCTGTTGGTTCCTCACGACTGGCTCGTAGTTTCCCTCAGCTTATTGGGAATATCTATTTTTCTCTCCTGTGCTCTCGTAACTGGAAGCGTCTTCAAAATAATAGTGGCGAGTTGCGGTGCCGGCACCAAAGGCAGTGCAGTGGGTGTTGCGAAGGGCTACGTGGGCCTGGGAGCTGGCGCATACGCCTGCTTATTCGAAGCCATACGGACACCAGGTCAATCCGATCTCGATTTTTTACCTATGgcggcctttttcttttgctgctgtGCTACTTTGCCGGCCTTGATTCTGCTACCCTCCAAACGACAGGTAGATACGTCCACCAACGTGGACGACGCGACTCCCCTGCATTTTAGAACATTATTTGGTTCGCTCATATGCATGGCGGTTTTAATCATTGGGAATTCGCTGTCCCGCTTGATGGATGCAAGTACAGCAGCTGCTTCGCATCGAATATCACCCAACTACGGAATGTCCTTCTTGCTGATGGGAATTTGGTTGGCACCAGTTGTGAGTCTAATTTACCTTCCAAGACGCCAGCATGCACTAAACAGCGGAGTGACAGTTTCGGAAGAGCATGAACTGGATGAAACCCAGGAATCTAGAATCAATGATGATGAAAAGACTGAACAAGAAAGGTCGATTGCTTGCCTGAGCTTGGAGAACATGGATGTACCAAAAGACGAAGGAGAGGATACCAAGAAGACCGCCActgatgaagacgaagaacAAAGTCTTTTACGAGCAAGTATCGAAGGTGATGAGGACGGTGAAGCGCTACAAGAATCTGGTGGCGTGCTGGATCGGAATTTGATGCAGATGCTGCAAACTCCATCGGCTCTGCTCATGctttggacgacaacgatattGGTCGGTGCAGGTACTGTCGAGACAAACAATATGGGGCAAATGGTTGAATCGCTTGGATTTGCCGATAGCGTGACGCCTGCAGCCCTCGCACTCTTTTCTGTGGCTCAATCTGGATCGCGGGTTATAACCGGCGCTCTCTCGGAGTCGGCGTTGAATTGGAATACTCGATCCTGTTGCATCGATAACGGCGTTCCGAGGCCCTTTTTTCTGGTGTTAGCGTCAATATTGGCCTTTTTTGCGCACGCAATTCTATCTGTGGCAACCGGAGAAGCCGCGTTTGTATTGGGGGTGGCCTTAGCCGGTGCTGCATTTGGCATGGTATGGCCGCTACTTGTGCTGATTGTTGGAGAAATCTTTGGAACGGCCAATGTCGGTGCCAATTATATGTTTTTTGACGGATTCACCAGCGCGGCTGGTACGCTATTCTTGTCAAAGCTCGTAGCTGGAGAAATCTACGAATACCACATCGATGCAAATGCCAAAGACAAGCTGACATGCATGGGAACAGCCTGTTTTCGGCAGACACAAGTTATTATTACTTTGCTTTCCTTGACTTGTGTGGGCACCAGTTTGGTGCTGCAATTCATGTCGCGACGTGTTTACAACAGAAGCAACCTTCATACGATGTAA
- a CDS encoding predicted protein: MDDPTGIAFTPALHVDEIGLTSEKYIPINETLTSLPLRISFDRSDMHHQATTSSTATAGGLSPARWRLLMHLSQAIEQQTQLGFEQSDIDDVRRLIAETNVTLLAITMLASALHLLFEFLTFKSEVNFWSKNEDLTGLSVRSLFLDMIGQTVILFFLIDKDSSLLMTIPSACGCLIALWKCQRAAGLQSQLASMARKEKEHSAAARKQDLTALTIESDRIATRTLGTVLLPFVVGYTLYSLVFEEHLGWYSWLITSASSAVYALGFVLMTPQLFLNWKLKSVAHLPWRVLVYKSLNTFIDDLFSFIIRMPTMARISCFRDDVVFFIYLYQRWLYPVDASRPAEGG, translated from the exons ATGGACGATCCAACTGGAATTGCCTTCACGCCGGCTCtacacgttgacgaaattggTCTAACATCCGAAAAGTATATTCCGATCAATGAAACCTTGACGAGCTTGCCTTTGCGCATTTCTTTCGATCGCAGCGACATGCATCATCAGGCAACAACGAGCTCGACGGCAACGGCAGGTGGATTGAGCCCAGCACGTTGGCGCTTGCTAATGCACCTTTCGCAAGCGATTGAACAGCAGACGCAGTTGGGTTTTGAGCAGTCCGATATTGACGATGTTCGGCGACTTATTGCGGAGACAAACGTGACCCTTTTGGCAATAACGATGCTAGCGAGTGCCCTACATTTGTTGTTCGAGTTTTTGACATTTAAGAGCGAGGTCAACTTCTGGagcaaaaatgaagattTGACAGGTTTGAGTGTTCGTTCCTTATTCCTTGATATGATCGGACAAACGGTGATACTTTTCTTTCtaatcgacaaagacagtTCACTTCTAATGACAATTCCAAGTGCCTGTGGATGCCTTATTGCATTGTGGAAATGCCAGCGAGCGGCCGGTCTTC AATCGCAACTAGCGTCTATGGCcaggaaagagaaggaacaTTCGGCGGCGGCACGCAAGCAGGACCTCACAGCTTTGACAATTGAGTCTGACCGAATCGCTACACGGACGCTTGGAACGGTTCTCTTACCATTCGTCGTCGGATACACCCTTTATTCGCTCGTCTTTGAGGAACACTTAGGCTGGTACTCCTGGCTGATCACGTCGGCTTCATCGGCTGTGTACGCCTTGGGCTTCGTGCTGATGACGCCGCAACTTTTTCTGAATTGGAAACTTAAGAGCGTTGCTCACCTGCCTTGGCGTGTGCTGGTCTACAAATCATTGAATACTTTCATCGACGATCTCTTTTCCTTCATTATACGAATGCCGACTATGGCAAGAATTAGCTGCTTTCGAGACGACGTTGTCTTTTTTATCTACCTTTACCAACGTTGGCTTTATCCTGTCGACGCATCTCGGCCAGCGGAAGGTGGT
- a CDS encoding predicted protein, with product MTTIPEGRIEEETLFSHARIVIIEFDRLEEEERENIWYSQDEYDTIKSRNSLLVRMMKSGQFIEGEDHSFRGLEHKLKAGFLQRRANKFNALNAVLEEQDRQYNRSVSDPDIIANAYRSVVDNARETACLIALRDSEKSYAYTYNELQASAPLSDIALDSNNKPEDIATDADTVCSDVLTRKKSKFRSLFKGFSRRLLEHDKMSRRSSV from the exons ATGACCACAATCCCCGAGGGTCGGATAGAGGAGGAAACACTTTTTTCCCACGCTCGAAT AGTCATTATCGAATTCGATAGattagaagaagaagaaagggaaAACATTTGGTACAGCCAGGATGAATACGACACCATAAAGTCTCGAAATTCCTTGCTCGTTCGGATGATGAAGTCTGGGCAGTTTATAGAAGGAGAGGATCATTCATTCCGTGGTCTCGAACACAAATTAAAAGCAGGGTTTCTGCAGAGACGAGCCAATAAATTTAATGCACTGAATGCTGTTCTTGAAGAACAGGACCGACAATATAACAGGAGCGTTAGCGATCCCGATATTATTGCAAATGCCTACCGAAGTGTGGTCGACAACGCTCGAGAGACAGCTTGCCTCATTGCCCTGCGAGACTCTGAGAAATCGTATGCATATACATATAATGAACTGCAAGCTTCTGCGCCCCTGTCAGATATTGCGTTGgactccaacaacaaaccgGAAGATATAGCAACAGATGCCGATACAGTTTGCTCCGACGTGTTGACGCGGAAGAAGAGTAAATTCCGATCGTTGTTCAAGGGATTCAGTCGAAGACTTCTGGAGCACGATAAAATGAGCCGCCGATCTAGCGTCTAA
- a CDS encoding predicted protein, translating to MQYGFSITCALLIARVSSAFFLPSRAPRFRLESPATAENIDQTFILPIFPLRKAVKLPTESLKLNLYEERYLLMSEHILRQAEDKRMFGAIFCSDKAQMVKAGLGPIVPIIRSGDIGLTFFVHNVDECMVPTLGGELRRRIRLLGSGIHGFQVKRVLHSGFGDETKSLPYIMVEAVPLFDITDTQLKPAVIEFSKKDIRGVDLYQSLELRDEESIENCEENITFWNNDSVDLDLLQRFAEKASKQILPSTFRQELLSFACTSKKLDESSSLLRHQALSTTSTRDRFDPTGEKASLDVSPSVWKE from the coding sequence ATGCAGTATGGCTTTTCCATTACTTGCGCTCTGTTGATTGCTAGGGTCTCAAGTGCCTTTTTCCTTCCCTCTCGCGCTCCTCGATTTCGACTTGAAAGCCCTGCAACGGCGGAAAATATCGACCAAACATTTATTCTGCCCATATTTCCTCTGCGAAAAGCAGTCAAGCTTCCAACCGAGTCGCTCAAGCTCAATCTTTACGAAGAACGGTATCTTCTCATGTCGGAACACATTCTTCGTCAAGCAGAAGACAAGCGCATGTTTGGGGCAATCTTTTGTTCGGACAAAGCGCAAATGGTCAAAGCCGGGTTGGGACCAATCGTGCCTATAATTCGTTCAGGAGACATCGGGCTCACCTTTTTCGTCCATAACGTTGACGAATGCATGGTACCGACCCTGGGCGGAGAGCTTCGCCGAAGAATTCGATTGCTCGGTAGTGGTATACACGGATTTCAAGTAAAAAGAGTTTTGCACTCTGGTTTCGGTGACGAAACGAAGTCGCTTCCATACATTATGGTAGAGGCTGTGCCTTTGTTTGATATTACAGACACGCAGCTGAAGCCAGCGGTGATTGaattttcgaagaaagatATCAGGGGTGTGGACCTCTATCAGTCTCTTGAATTGCGCGATGAAGAAAGTATTGAGAACTGTGAAGAAAACATAACGTTTTGGAATAACGACTCTGTCGATCTTGATCTTCTCCAGCGTTTTGCTGAGAAAGCATCAAAACAAATTTTACCATCGACCTTTCGTCAAGAACTGCTCTCCTTCGCATGtacttccaaaaagttggaCGAGTCATCTTCTCTCCTACGACACCAAGCTTTGTCGACCACTTCGACCCGAGACCGCTTCGATCCCACTGGGGAGAAAGCAAGTCTGGATGTTTCACCGTCCGTCTGGAAAGAGTAG
- a CDS encoding predicted protein: MYRLHLSSIERSKKLYVRCLSSTSASSQKSRVSRTLYRQLLRWCQATDHAIPLFNLIPPIHMETPEQIDSYRMELLAHKTGTLDDPAVKRARTLLPPKMNKRRLCFKSSVFQ, encoded by the exons ATGTACAGACTACACCTGAGCTCGATAGAGCGCTCCAAAAAATTGTACGTACGATGCCTATCCTCGACATCGGCTTCCTCTCAGAAAAGCCGAGTTTCACGGACTCTTTATCGTCAGCTTTTGCGCTGGTGCCAGGCAACGGATCACGCAATTCCATTATTTAATTTAATACCACCGATTCATATGGAAACACCCGAGCAGATTGACTCGTATCGGATGGAATTGCTGGCGCACAAAACCGGAACGCTGGACGACCCGGCAGTCAAGCGAGCACGGACCCTTTTGCCTCCGAAAA TGAACAAACGACGTCTATGTTTCAAAAGCAGCGTGTTTCAGTAG
- a CDS encoding predicted protein, with protein sequence SVSKALLAGVFVLGVGLGVTIDSQVNTNPKDLASRDAIDNAAPNPTLCAKLGASAMAFDQRVFVSFNPFNVYVSQADVKPACVLREANVVPILKARGLINDNEVRSCKQNMNTWAFVGSLDDTPQLSCVYRSQDAQNEFLS encoded by the coding sequence TCCGTGTCCAAGGCACTCTTGGCAGGAGTCTTTGTATTGGGAGTAGGCCTTGGAGTGACGATTGACTCTCAAGTGAACACAAACCCAAAGGATTTGGCATCGCGTGATGCCATTGACAATGCCGCTCCCAATCCCACTCTATGTGCGAAACTGGGGGCATCGGCGATGGCATTTGATCAGCGAGTGTTTGTATCTTTCAATCCTTTCAACGTCTATGTATCACAAGCCGATGTTAAGCCCGCATGTGTTTTGCGAGAAGCCAACGTGGTTCCAATCCTGAAAGCACGAGGATTAATCAATGACAATGAAGTCCGCTCGTGTAAGCAAAATATGAACACATGGGCTTTTGTCGGAAGCCTAGATGACACGCCTCAGCTAAGCTGCGTGTACAGGAGCCAAGATGCCCAAAATGAGTTCTTATCC
- a CDS encoding predicted protein produces the protein MCLSKKEDADNTDEFRVQTWNPLRLAVLRLGLTEPLATSPLNYGKYEGEFKCAYCGETLFDSNAKYDSGSGWPSFWRSASENAVQYKREMNGSLECQCKRCSSHLGHAFLDGPSP, from the coding sequence ATGTGTCTATCCAAAAAAGAGGATGCCGATAACACTGACGAATTCAGAGTCCAAACATGGAATCCACTGCGCTTAGCGGTTCTGCGCCTAGGACTGACCGAGCCGTTGGCCACGTCGCCGCTGAACTACGGAAAATACGAAGGCGAATTTAAATGTGCATACTGTGGAGAGACGCTGTTTGACTCCAACGCCAAATATGACAGCGGTAGTGGTTGGCCTTCGTTCTGGCGTAGCGCTTCGGAGAACGCTGTCCAGTATAAGCGCGAAATGAATGGCAGTCTCGAGTGTCAATGCAAGCGATGTTCCAGTCATTTGGGACATGCTTTCTTGGACGGACCGAGCCCG
- a CDS encoding predicted protein, with product MGKGSKNALSASDQGCSMDDWITKLAKQTTGASTTTASTSNTNRSKAERIQQRLAKKQRREDRKAIALNLRESTRFRPDQSRDRKRYRDELKETEAPSAKKLTNQLASAIQRLVQAAKASDTKRPRPYTTKESIKYKRQKWDETHIQPRPRDYGGIGLARPSLFLSFTDPAFPPKLEEEFAEHIPGFFGKTRTKAMKKQLDKNMLWKQLAEKKNRKINGKKLSSMTPDERVEEMIKMGMI from the coding sequence ATGGGGAAAGGCAGCAAAAATGCCTTATCAGCGTCTGATCAGGGTTGTTCGATGGACGATTGGATAACAAAGTTGGCGAAACAGACGACTGGGGCGAGTACTACAACGGCCAGCACAAGCAATACCAATCGATCCAAAGCGGAGCGCATTCAGCAACGCCTGGCTAAGAAACAACGCCGCGAGGACCGCAAAGCTATTGCACTGAATTTGAGAGAATCCACACGGTTCAGACCCGACCAATCGCGTGATCGAAAACGTTACCGCGACGAGTTGAAAGAGACAGAAGCTCCATCCGCTAAGAAGCTTACGAATCAATTGGCATCGGCCATTCAAAGGCTTGTCCAGGCAGCAAAAGCGTCCGATACCAAACGACCACGTCCATATACCACAAAAGAATCCATCAAGTACAAGAGACAAAAATGGGATGAAACACACATTCAGCCGCGGCCGAGAGACTATGGCGGTATAGGACTGGCTAGGCccagcctttttctttcgtttaCTGATCCAGCATTCCCGCCAaaattggaagaagagtttgcAGAACACATTCCAGGATTTTTCGGAAAGACGAGAACAAAGGCGATGAAAAAGCAGCTCGACAAGAATATGCTCTGGAAGCAGTTAGCTGAGAAAAAGAACCGTAAAATCAACGGGAAGAAACTGTCGTCGATGACACCGGACGAGCGAGTAGAGGAAATGATCAAAATGGGCATGATATAA
- a CDS encoding predicted protein: MGGASNDSSSSTTRCGVFELSIFVAAIVSGTACSICSKTMMELHGVGIDGTMELFTKPIFQTFGMFVGMMFGLIMHWAVLVLKIPFPGYEHTSALDNDQRPGYNTTSTNYGAIQSEKDQLLASQASTASTSNATPVWMYFFLIIPSIFDLGATALCMMGLRYLDVSIYQLLRGSGIIFVALMKQHVLGDRLFFFQWLGVFWNVVSVILVGATAILNSNDDVDLDPNDAFWGVALVMAGAFVQALQFVFEEKVMSMEDAAAPPLLLIGMEGFWGTLLCLVVVYPLAYYFPGEDHGSYEDPFNTYEMFMNSNTIQWSFVIYFFTIFAYNLFAVLVTFMLNSIWHAILDNFRPITVWLTDLMIFYVITETGDFGEPWTKFSVVQLLGMFVLLYGTAIYNAPNAGSLKLEGQWYSFGFNLRGEYEEIELEIHEEELNREWEERQQNFKARRTSSLAERSPHTSIHTQALRGFASPKI, from the coding sequence ATGGGGGGTGCATCGAATGattcgtcttcgtctacAACAAGATGTGGAGTGTTTGAGCTCAGCATCTTTGTAGCCGCTATTGTATCCGGCACGGCCTGTTCCATTTGTTCGAAGACCATGATGGAATTACACGGGGTTGGGATCGACGGCACAATGGAGCTGTTCACCAAGCCAATTTTCCAAACGTTTGGTATGTTTGTTGGTATGATGTTTGGTCTGATCATGCACTGGGCTGTTTTGGTATTGAAAATTCCGTTTCCTGGATACGAGCACACCAGTGCGTTGGACAATGACCAGCGGCCTGGTTACAACACTACAAGCACGAATTACGGAGCAATCCAAAGTGAAAAAGACCAGCTTCTTGCCAGTCAAGCATCCACTGCAAGTACCTCCAATGCTACACCGGTCTGGATGTACTTCTTTCTGATCATCCCGTCTATTTTCGATCTGGGAGCTACGGCTCTCTGTATGATGGGTCTTCGCTATCTAGACGTCAGCATATATCAGCTATTGCGTGGATCGGGAATCATATTTGTGGCACTCATGAAGCAGCATGTGCTTGGAGACcgccttttctttttccaatgGCTCGGCGTTTTTTGGAATGTTGTCTCCGTTATTCTCGTTGGTGCGACTGCAATTCTTAATTCCAATGACGACGTAGATTTGGACCCGAACGATGCATTTTGGGGAGTAGCACTCGTCATGGCGGGTGCTTTCGTACAAGCCCTTcaatttgtttttgaagaaaaagtgATGTCCATGGAAGATGCAGCGGCCCCGCCGCTACTGTTGATCGGAATGGAGGGGTTTTGGGGGACCTTGCTCTGTCTAGTTGTCGTATATCCATTAGCGTACTATTTTCCTGGGGAGGATCATGGCTCGTATGAAGATCCTTTCAATACATACGAAATGTTCATGAACTCAAATACGATTCAGTGGAGTTTTGTCATTTATTTCTTCACCATTTTTGCCTACAATTTATTCGCAGTTTTGGTGACGTTTATGCTCAATAGCATCTGGCACGCAATTTTGGATAATTTCCGCCCGATCACTGTATGGTTGACGGACCTCATGATCTTTTATGTCATTACCGAGACAGGAGACTTTGGAGAGCCCTGGACGAAGTTCAGTGTCGTCCAGCTTCTCGGTATGTTTGTTCTTCTGTACGGAACAGCAATCTACAATGCTCCTAACGCGGGTTCTCTTAAATTGGAGGGCCAGTGGTATAGCTTTGGTTTCAATCTAAGAGGTGAATACGAGGAGATCGAGTTGGAAATCCACGAGGAAGAGCTGAATCGGGAATGGGAAGAACGTCAACAAAACTTCAAGGCTCGTCGGACGAGTTCTCTTGCCGAGCGTTCTCCGCATACGTCCATTCATACGCAAGCCTTGAGGGGTTTTGCTTCGCCGAAGATATAA
- a CDS encoding predicted protein, giving the protein MRPLRHKRTSTADSWSTVSEFTLYKGESTIPEHEIRRTAPLHGSTDPSAVAPVSDVQALEIENSTFSSPSSSSEILQSQYRSWTFRGIAEASWKNVALATNQSSEGTVSDGLCRSATPHASRRRLGLLQKSSWLTHSSNTTSSHRKEDESQGHFRDSDWTAPDSSYGAAIPIFGWIPKSIRRLIETTMIAAMVLTLVYLVVTTSIRVSEESGHINNSTNAKNNADSLYLDDDRYIEYTSQNNNDDAVMPNYTNGSDEDYSYDDDDTNGNGDDDYYGARRLVLRRPPEAIP; this is encoded by the coding sequence ATGAGGCCGCTGCGCCACAAGCGAACGTCGACGGCCGATAGTTGGTCCACCGTATCGGAATTCACCCTATACAAAGGAGAGTCAACGATCCCCGAACACGAGATCCGGCGGACAGCACCACTTCACGGCAGTACAGACCCGTCCGCAGTGGCGCCAGTGAGTGATGTACAGGCTCTAGAGATTGAAAATTCGACATTCTCGTCGCCCTCTTCATCTAGCGAAATTCTGCAAAGTCAATACCGTTCTTGGACATTTCGAGGTATTGCTGAAGCTAGTTGGAAGAATGTGGCGCTAGCTACGAATCAATCAAGTGAAGGAACAGTTTCCGATGGTTTGTGTCGATCCGCAACACCACATGCATCGAGACGAAGGCTGGGTTTACTGCAAAAATCGTCTTGGTTGACCCACTCTAGTAATACCACCTCGTCACACCGAAAGGAAGACGAATCGCAAGGTCATTTTCGAGACTCTGACTGGACAGCCCCTGATTCTAGTTATGGCGCTGCGATACCAATTTTTGGATGGATACCGAAAAGTATTCGAAGGCTGATCGAGACCACAATGATCGCTGCTATGGTTCTAACTCTGGTATACTTGGTTGTCACGACGTCGATCCGTGTATCAGAAGAGTCCGGTCACATCAACAATTCGACCAACGCTAAAAATAATGCCGATAGCCTCTATCTCGATGATGATCGGTATATCGAGTACACCTCGCAGAACAATAATGACGATGCTGTCATGCCAAATTACACGAACGGCAGCGACGAAGATTACTcttacgacgacgacgacaccaacggGAACGGCGATGACGACTACTACGGGGCTCGTCGTCTTGTGTTGAGAAGACCACCAGAAGCCATTCCCTAG
- a CDS encoding predicted protein — translation MFDLSNVIRSKGHEAGLIFVTNIEVVGSRVIAKLLDAGHPRVRVGLPKGSDQADVLSAQGAQVIEFTWEDESTYAAALDGVKTVFCALPHHEGWSRHFPAFFKASRAAHVNHFVKLSFYHALTATRAHIMQGFHVALPENNEFNKVPLIKMHGDCDEMLIRSKTDFTILFASHLMSDPLVYQGKNLKAAHPKFYGASAGKQVNYVSPNDVAEMAVRVLVNPDAHRRVGYTLVGPASIQDAEVADAIGNVLNKPVKYMDLSSEEFKKGQTEEGEPDWMVSDLAALEKMKSSGIESTFVSHDIEALCGHPAESIDEYLQNHDTMSPSEVM, via the coding sequence ATGTTCGACCTTTCCAATGTAATTCGCTCCAAAGGCCACGAAGCTGGACTCATCTTCGTTACAAATATCGAAGTTGTTGGGAGCCGCGTAATTGCCAAACTCCTGGATGCAGGCCATCCTAGGGTACGCGTTGGCCTTCCCAAAGGCTCAGACCAAGCCGACGTTCTGAGTGCTCAAGGCGCTCAAGTGATCGAGTTCACTTGGGAAGATGAGTCAACCTACGCGGCGGCTCTCGATGGAGTGAAGACTGTCTTCTGCGCCTTGCCTCATCACGAAGGCTGGTCTAGGCACTTTCCAGCTTTCTTCAAAGCTAGTCGCGCCGCCCATGTCAACCATTTTGTCAAGCTTTCTTTCTACCACGCCCTCACTGCAACGCGAGCCCATATTATGCAGGGTTTTCATGTCGCTCTTCCCGAAAACAACGAGTTCAACAAGGTTCCATTGATCAAGATGCACGGGGACTGCGACGAGATGCTGATTCGCTCCAAAACGGATTTTACAATTCTGTTTGCGTCGCATCTCATGTCCGACCCACTCGTCTATCAAGGAAAGAATCTAAAAGCGGCCCATCCTAAATTCTACGGTGCTTCTGCAGGCAAGCAGGTCAATTACGTCAGTCCCAATGACGTCGCTGAAATGGCGGTGCGTGTTCTGGTGAATCCTGATGCACACAGACGAGTTGGGTACACCCTTGTTGGACCGGCTTCCATTCAAGATGCCGAAGTTGCTGATGCAATTGGAAACGTACTCAACAAACCAGTGAAATATATGGACCTTTCCTCCGAAGAGTTCAAGAAGGGACAGACGGAGGAAGGTGAACCAGATTGGATGGTTTCCGATCTTGCGGCGCTCGAAAAGATGAAGTCCAGCGGGATTGAATCCACTTTCGTTTCACATGACATTGAAGCATTGTGCGGTCATCCCGCTGAGTCGATTGATGAATATCTCCAAAACCATGACACGATGTCTCCCAGCGAAGTTATGTGA
- a CDS encoding predicted protein, which translates to MDAVQVLLVGDSDIERWPPALWPCVETSSVSISGQSGATVEQVVPYAEAAISQKVESASRSVLVFCAGGNDISKGIDVDESSKTFEGLLNTVMDRRPDLHVIVLGPKFEPWMEDDRDARRAYITMSERFHRECKIHRVMRHITFVDCLTMFCGESAEKPGGLHGGQANADPVFFHLDQLHLNDKGYRVWKQVVEQRIQEILELPVL; encoded by the coding sequence ATGGATGCTGTTCAAGTGCTTTTGGTCGGGGACTCCGATATTGAACGCTGGCCCCCAGCTTTGTGGCCCTGTGTTGAGACGTCGTCTGTTTCCATTTCGGGCCAGAGTGGAGCCACAGTAGAGCAGGTAGTTCCGTACGCAGAAGCGGCCATTTCTCAAAAGGTCGAATCTGCTTCGCGATCAGTTTTGGTGTTTTGTGCGGGGGGAAACGACATCAGCAAAGGAATTGACGTTGACGAGAGTTCTAAGACATTTGAAGGTCTTTTGAACACAGTAATGGATAGGCGACCCGATCTGCACGTCATCGTATTGGGACCAAAATTCGAACCTTGGATGGAAGATGATCGGGATGCCCGACGAGCGTACATTACCATGTCGGAAAGGTTTCACAGAGAGTGCAAAATACACCGAGTAATGCGACATATCACATTTGTCGACTGTCTCACCATGTTCTGTGGCGAGTCAGCCGAGAAACCTGGAGGTTTACATGGCGGACAAGCAAACGCGGATCCGGTATTTTTTCATCTCGATCAGCTTCACCTGAATGATAAAGGATATCGAGTCTGGAAGCAAGTGGTGGAGCAGCGTATACAAGAGATATTAGAATTACCTGTCCTTTGA